In one Populus nigra chromosome 12, ddPopNigr1.1, whole genome shotgun sequence genomic region, the following are encoded:
- the LOC133669152 gene encoding tropinone reductase homolog At2g29290-like isoform X1, producing MSLESSSGDKRWGLQGMTALVTGGTKGLGCAIVEELAALGAIVHTCARNQDQLNERVREWKEKGFKVTGSVCDVSSNAEREKLMKEVSSLFDGKLNILVNNAGTNIYKATLDYTAEDFTSLMNTNLQSAFHLSQLAHPLLKASGAGKIVFMSSIISVVSMNPQYPLYSASKGAMNQLTRNLACEWAKDNIRVNAVAPWFVRTPLTAHSLDDESIAKEVFNRTPMRRVGEPGEVSSVVAFLCLPAPGFLTGQVICVDGGMSVNGFSMG from the exons atgTCTCTAGAGAGCAGTAGCGGGGATAAGAGATGGGGTCTCCAAGGAATGACAGCCCTTGTCACCGGTGGAACCAAAGGGCTCGG TTGTGCTATTGTGGAAGAGTTAGCAGCGCTAGGGGCAATTGTTCATACATGTGCGAGGAACCAAGACCAGCTCAATGAACGCGTAAGGGAATGGAAGGAGAAGGGTTTCAAAGTTACTGGTTCAGTCTGTGATGTATCCTCTAATGCTGAAAGAGAGAAGCTGATGAAGGAGGTTTCCTCTCTGTTTGATGGGAAGCTTAATATCCTT GTAAACAATGCTGggacaaacatatataaagcgACCTTAGATTACACAGCTGAGGATTTCACATCTCTCATGAACACAAACCTTCAATCTGCTTTCCATTTGTCCCAACTTGCACATCCCCTTTTGAAAGCTTCAGGGGCTGGAAAGATTGTCTTCATGTCTTCCATTATTAGTGTGGTATCTATGAACCCTCAGTATCCTTTGTATTCAGCTTCTAAAG GTGCAATGAACCAACTTACAAGGAATTTGGCGTGCGAATGGGCTAAGGACAATATAAGGGTTAACGCAGTTGCACCCTGGTTCGTCCGAACTCCACTCACAGCACAT AGTCTGGATGATGAGAGCATTGCGAAGGAGGTTTTCAATCGAACCCCCATGAGACGCGTTGGGGAACCAGGGGAGGTCTCTTCTGTTGTCGCATTTCTATGCTTGCCTGCACCAGGTTTCTTAACAGGACAAGTCATATGCGTTGATGGAGGGATGTCAGTGAATGGCTTTTCCATGGGTTGA
- the LOC133669152 gene encoding tropinone reductase homolog At2g29150-like isoform X2, which produces MSLESSSGDKRWGLQGMTALVTGGTKGLGCAIVEELAALGAIVHTCARNQDQLNERVREWKEKGFKVTGSVCDVSSNAEREKLMKEVSSLFDGKLNILVNNAGTNIYKATLDYTAEDFTSLMNTNLQSAFHLSQLAHPLLKASGAGKIVFMSSIISVVSMNPQYPLYSASKGAMNQLTRNLACEWAKDNIRVNAVAP; this is translated from the exons atgTCTCTAGAGAGCAGTAGCGGGGATAAGAGATGGGGTCTCCAAGGAATGACAGCCCTTGTCACCGGTGGAACCAAAGGGCTCGG TTGTGCTATTGTGGAAGAGTTAGCAGCGCTAGGGGCAATTGTTCATACATGTGCGAGGAACCAAGACCAGCTCAATGAACGCGTAAGGGAATGGAAGGAGAAGGGTTTCAAAGTTACTGGTTCAGTCTGTGATGTATCCTCTAATGCTGAAAGAGAGAAGCTGATGAAGGAGGTTTCCTCTCTGTTTGATGGGAAGCTTAATATCCTT GTAAACAATGCTGggacaaacatatataaagcgACCTTAGATTACACAGCTGAGGATTTCACATCTCTCATGAACACAAACCTTCAATCTGCTTTCCATTTGTCCCAACTTGCACATCCCCTTTTGAAAGCTTCAGGGGCTGGAAAGATTGTCTTCATGTCTTCCATTATTAGTGTGGTATCTATGAACCCTCAGTATCCTTTGTATTCAGCTTCTAAAG GTGCAATGAACCAACTTACAAGGAATTTGGCGTGCGAATGGGCTAAGGACAATATAAGGGTTAACGCAGTTGCACCCTG A